From the Prosthecobacter dejongeii genome, one window contains:
- a CDS encoding recombinase family protein yields MEKKPAKTPVAILVRVSTAKQETDRQVSELRSYADKKGYEVVAVCEETVSGRAQETERHGLREVEALAESGAVKKVLVHEVSRLARKNSIVHRFVENLEEKGVSLYWHAQGVETLLGNGKRNPAASIMLALLAEMARNEVETLSTRIKSGLAEAKKKGRKLGRPEGSTLERSDFLAKHRDIMRLLKAGQSVRNTAKITGKGMSTVQRVKASIGDAL; encoded by the coding sequence ATGGAGAAGAAACCTGCCAAAACCCCTGTCGCCATTCTCGTTCGTGTTTCGACTGCTAAACAGGAGACAGACAGGCAGGTTTCAGAACTGCGCTCCTATGCAGACAAGAAAGGTTATGAAGTGGTGGCCGTCTGCGAGGAAACCGTTTCAGGACGTGCGCAAGAAACGGAACGGCACGGCCTCAGAGAAGTTGAAGCACTGGCCGAATCAGGAGCCGTTAAAAAGGTGCTTGTGCATGAAGTGTCCCGTCTTGCCCGAAAGAACAGCATCGTGCATCGCTTCGTTGAGAATCTGGAGGAAAAGGGTGTCTCCCTCTATTGGCACGCACAAGGAGTTGAAACCCTTCTGGGCAATGGGAAGCGCAACCCTGCGGCCTCCATCATGCTTGCTCTCTTGGCAGAGATGGCGAGAAACGAAGTTGAAACGCTTTCAACCCGCATCAAATCGGGGTTAGCGGAAGCTAAGAAGAAAGGGCGCAAGTTAGGCCGTCCAGAAGGCAGCACACTGGAACGGAGTGATTTCCTGGCTAAACACCGTGATATTATGCGCCTCCTAAAAGCAGGCCAATCCGTGAGAAACACAGCTAAAATCACAGGGAAGGGCATGAGCACGGTTCAACGCGTAAAGGCGTCGATTGGTGATGCTCTATAG
- a CDS encoding NINE protein, which translates to MQTYLIKDGQQSGPFGNEELRLKIEAGECSAQTMAWRESAEQWQPLGILASELFSLSESVPAASSPIPPPEINNNLKTKARTMFCRTCAKELPENAVACIQCGCPPLIGKKHCQSCGAETLEHAVICVKCGCSLHTRSLPSLQGSRTAEKTTLCLLTFFLGGIGVHKFYAGNWGWGLIYLVFFWTFIPGIAALVEFIRYLTKDEASLQQAYEQIRGKPFGFLW; encoded by the coding sequence ATGCAGACCTACCTCATTAAAGACGGCCAACAGTCCGGCCCTTTCGGCAACGAAGAATTGCGGCTCAAAATTGAAGCCGGGGAATGCTCGGCACAGACGATGGCATGGCGTGAATCCGCCGAACAATGGCAGCCACTAGGCATACTCGCCAGCGAGCTTTTTTCCCTCTCCGAATCGGTGCCTGCCGCTTCATCGCCAATTCCTCCCCCGGAAATCAACAACAACCTCAAAACCAAAGCCCGAACTATGTTTTGCCGAACCTGCGCCAAAGAACTGCCTGAAAACGCCGTTGCCTGTATCCAATGTGGCTGCCCTCCGCTGATCGGAAAAAAGCACTGCCAATCATGCGGAGCTGAAACCCTGGAACACGCTGTTATCTGCGTGAAATGCGGTTGCAGCCTCCACACTCGCAGCCTGCCTTCTTTGCAAGGGAGTAGGACTGCTGAGAAAACAACCCTTTGCCTCCTCACATTCTTCCTTGGAGGGATTGGCGTTCACAAGTTTTATGCTGGGAACTGGGGCTGGGGGCTGATCTACCTTGTGTTTTTCTGGACGTTCATTCCTGGCATTGCGGCCCTTGTTGAATTCATCCGCTATCTGACAAAGGACGAAGCAAGCCTCCAGCAGGCATACGAACAGATCAGAGGCAAGCCATTTGGCTTCCTTTGGTAA